From one Variovorax sp. PBL-H6 genomic stretch:
- a CDS encoding sterol desaturase family protein: protein MLELEKLNEFVESHGELQRGRGLVTGTIALSLGILCLLGVLVFHFPQYLSTPELRRSYSVDVMRLVLLAAMVVAGGLALVNIIFNRSRWLSAFAFLLVVAAALLGGHKVPVNDFADNTPYIGLDWFILDLLGSSLIFIFIEKLFAHRKEQPVFRAEWQTDFHHFVVNHMIVGFVLLATNLLVHKLFGWAANDGVRGWIAGLPFWAGLLLIVLVADLVQYWTHRAYHEVPLLWRLHAVHHSVKSMDWLAGSRQHILELLITRTLVLAPIYVLGFSKEVIDAYIVVVGFQAVFNHANVSVRLGPLRYVIVTPNFHHWHHSQDDEAIDKNYAAHYAFLDYLFGTAVKSTRLWPEHYGVVGDYVPNGFLKQLKFPFLWKG from the coding sequence ATGCTGGAACTCGAGAAACTCAACGAATTCGTCGAGAGCCATGGCGAATTGCAGCGTGGCCGCGGCCTCGTCACCGGCACCATCGCGCTCTCGCTGGGCATCCTCTGCTTGCTGGGCGTGCTTGTCTTCCACTTCCCGCAGTACCTGAGCACGCCCGAGCTGCGCCGCAGCTACAGCGTCGACGTGATGCGCCTGGTGCTCCTCGCGGCGATGGTCGTCGCCGGCGGGCTGGCGCTGGTCAACATCATCTTCAATCGCTCGCGCTGGCTGTCCGCATTCGCCTTCCTGCTGGTGGTCGCGGCAGCGCTGCTGGGCGGGCACAAGGTGCCAGTCAACGACTTCGCGGACAACACCCCCTACATCGGGCTGGACTGGTTCATCCTCGACCTGCTGGGCTCTTCGCTGATCTTCATCTTCATCGAGAAGCTGTTCGCCCACCGCAAGGAGCAGCCGGTGTTCCGCGCCGAATGGCAGACCGACTTCCACCACTTCGTGGTCAACCACATGATCGTCGGATTCGTGTTGCTGGCCACCAACCTGCTGGTGCACAAGCTCTTCGGCTGGGCCGCCAACGACGGCGTCCGCGGCTGGATCGCGGGCTTGCCCTTCTGGGCCGGGCTGCTGCTGATCGTCCTGGTGGCCGACCTGGTGCAGTACTGGACGCACCGTGCCTACCACGAGGTGCCGCTGCTGTGGCGCCTGCATGCGGTGCACCACAGCGTGAAGAGCATGGACTGGCTGGCGGGCTCGCGCCAGCACATCCTCGAATTGCTGATCACACGGACGCTGGTGCTGGCGCCGATCTATGTGCTGGGCTTCAGCAAGGAGGTGATCGACGCCTACATCGTGGTGGTGGGGTTCCAGGCGGTGTTCAACCATGCCAACGTGAGCGTGCGGCTGGGTCCGCTGCGCTATGTGATCGTCACGCCCAACTTTCACCACTGGCACCACAGCCAGGACGACGAGGCGATCGACAAGAACTACGCGGCGCACTACGCCTTCCTCGACTATCTCTTCGGCACCGCGGTGAAAAGCACCCGGCTGTGGCCCGAGCACTATGGGGTGGTGGGCGACTACGTGCCCAACGGCTTCTTGAAGCAGCTGAAGTTTCCGTTCCTGTGGAAGGGCTGA
- the cobA gene encoding uroporphyrinogen-III C-methyltransferase, with the protein MSLPYLSQGSCTLVGAGPGDPELLTVKAVKAIQAATVLLVDDLVSDEILASYARPGARIVHVGKRGGCKSTPQAFIERLMITAVREGETVVRLKGGDPFIFGRGGEEVEHLREEGIEVRVINGITAGLAAVTGLGVPLTHRDHAQGVVFVTGHAKTGHAAHEHPTDWRQLAATVRDAHLTLVIYMGVSGVAHIQQELLHGLGGETPVAVIQHASLPQQRHIATTLAQLPGDLAATGLGSPAVIVVGDVLRGLVAAGLPATRFGT; encoded by the coding sequence ATGAGCCTTCCTTATCTCTCCCAAGGCAGCTGCACGCTGGTCGGCGCCGGCCCCGGCGACCCCGAGCTGCTGACCGTCAAGGCTGTCAAGGCGATCCAGGCGGCCACGGTGCTGCTGGTCGACGACCTGGTCAGCGACGAGATCCTGGCCAGCTACGCCCGGCCCGGGGCGCGCATCGTCCACGTGGGCAAGCGCGGCGGCTGCAAGAGCACGCCGCAGGCCTTCATCGAGCGGCTGATGATCACCGCGGTGCGCGAGGGCGAGACCGTGGTGCGCCTCAAGGGCGGCGACCCCTTCATCTTCGGCCGTGGCGGCGAGGAGGTGGAGCACCTGCGCGAGGAAGGCATCGAGGTGCGGGTGATCAACGGCATCACCGCCGGGTTGGCAGCGGTCACCGGGCTGGGCGTGCCGCTGACGCATCGCGATCACGCGCAGGGTGTCGTCTTCGTGACCGGCCATGCCAAGACCGGGCACGCGGCCCATGAGCACCCGACCGATTGGCGCCAGCTGGCCGCCACGGTGCGCGACGCGCATCTCACGCTCGTGATCTACATGGGCGTGAGCGGGGTGGCGCATATCCAGCAGGAACTGCTGCACGGGCTCGGAGGTGAAACGCCGGTGGCGGTGATCCAGCACGCCAGCCTGCCGCAGCAGCGCCATATCGCGACCACGCTGGCGCAGCTGCCCGGCGACCTGGCGGCAACTGGGCTGGGCAGCCCGGCCGTGATCGTGGTGGGCGACGTGCTGCGCGGCCTGGTGGCTGCGGGCCTTCCGGCCACGCGCTTCGGCACCTGA
- the ybiB gene encoding DNA-binding protein YbiB — MGISHYIKEIGRGARGAKPLDREQACDLFGQVLDGSVTDLEIGAFCLAMRIKGETPEEMAGFLDATHARLARFPATGRPVVVLPSYNGARRLPVLTPLLALLLAREGLPVLVHGAATESARVLASSVLAALDLQPLARVRPIADGEVVFAPTALLSPGLKRLLDVRRVVGLRNPGHSVVKLMQPCEGDCVVVGSYTHPAYAESMAATFELLGMNALLSRGLEGESVADPRRTAQVDGFVRGRRIPLQAQQPGTQSEVPGLPAEIDVRTTADYTRRVLDGTAPAPAAITQQVQQVLQLTRAMEHE, encoded by the coding sequence ATGGGAATCAGCCACTACATCAAGGAAATCGGCCGCGGCGCTCGCGGTGCAAAGCCACTCGACCGCGAGCAGGCCTGCGACCTCTTCGGCCAGGTGCTCGATGGCAGCGTGACCGACCTGGAGATCGGCGCCTTCTGCCTCGCCATGCGCATCAAGGGCGAGACGCCCGAGGAGATGGCGGGCTTTCTCGATGCGACGCACGCCCGGTTGGCGCGCTTTCCGGCTACCGGGCGGCCGGTGGTGGTATTGCCCAGCTACAACGGCGCACGCCGGTTGCCTGTGCTCACGCCCCTGCTCGCCTTGCTGCTGGCGCGCGAAGGGCTGCCCGTGCTGGTGCACGGCGCCGCGACCGAGTCTGCGCGGGTCCTGGCCTCCAGCGTGCTCGCCGCCCTCGACCTGCAGCCGCTCGCGCGCGTGCGGCCCATCGCCGACGGCGAAGTGGTGTTCGCGCCGACCGCGCTGCTGAGCCCCGGCCTCAAGCGCCTGCTCGACGTACGCCGCGTGGTGGGCCTGCGCAATCCCGGGCACAGCGTGGTCAAGCTGATGCAGCCCTGCGAAGGCGATTGCGTGGTCGTCGGCAGCTACACCCATCCGGCCTATGCGGAATCGATGGCCGCCACCTTCGAACTGCTGGGCATGAACGCCCTGCTCTCGCGCGGGCTCGAGGGCGAGAGCGTGGCCGACCCGCGCCGCACTGCGCAGGTGGACGGGTTCGTGCGGGGGCGACGCATCCCATTGCAGGCGCAGCAGCCCGGGACACAGTCCGAAGTCCCGGGCCTGCCGGCGGAAATCGATGTCCGGACGACGGCCGACTACACGCGCCGCGTTCTGGACGGGACGGCGCCGGCGCCGGCAGCGATCACCCAGCAGGTGCAGCAAGTCCTGCAACTCACCCGAGCCATGGAGCACGAATGA
- a CDS encoding nitrate reductase, producing the protein MKETRSACPYCGVGCGVIIESEGDQITGVRGDPDHPANFGRLCTKGSTLHLTATAAVTMQTRLLQPMHRAQRGATPQSIDWDTALDAAADKFAQVIREHGPDAVGFYVSGQLLTEDYYVFNKLAKGLVGTNNIDTNSRLCMSSAVAAYKKTLGADAPPACYDDFQHAQCLFIAGSNTAWAHPILFRRIEDAKAANPAMRIVVADPRRTDTCEIADLHLALQPGTDVMLFHGMLHLMLWEGWTDAAYIAAHTSGFDELKRTVRDCTPERVAQVCGIAKEDLLEAARLFATSATTLSLYCQGLNQSSSGTAKNAALINLHLATGQIGKPGAGPFSLTGQPNAMGGREVGGLANLLSAHRDLANPVHRAEVAALWGVPSVPEKPGKTAVEMFQAAADGEIRALWVACTNPAQSLPDQATVRRALERCEFVVVQEAFSTTATCDYADLLLPATTWGEKDGTVTNSERRISRVRNAVARPGETRDDWVIARDFARRLEARLGRMDTLFPYADAESVWNEHRESTRGRDLDITGMSYVMLDAAPQQWPLRKGEPTGRVRLYEDGVFPTPDGRARFADVPYKPVAEPRDARHPFSLTTGRLRDQWHGMSRTGTLGRLFGHVPEPSVQMHPQDMVRRQLREGELVHVTSRRGSIVLPVAGSTDLGLSQAFIAMHWGGEYLSGRSSTGERLAGVNVLTTPAFCPDSKQPELKHAAVKILKAELPWSLLAMGWLPDDAALRVREALRALMPFFAFASCVPFGTGGALQGGGPERTGVLLRAAAYEAPPDHLLARIEGLLALDGADSLRYADRKHGQRRAARLVRDGENARLEAFLLAGDTRAEAWIKAVLQDRLPAQAYGRQLLKPGAAAPAGVAARGKTVCSCFGITKTAIEERLADTSGSDGERLDALQGALKCGTNCGSCLPELKRMVRASPALASAS; encoded by the coding sequence ATGAAAGAAACCCGCTCCGCCTGCCCCTACTGTGGCGTGGGCTGCGGTGTGATCATCGAATCCGAAGGCGACCAGATCACCGGCGTGCGCGGCGATCCGGATCATCCTGCCAACTTCGGCCGGCTCTGCACCAAGGGCTCCACCCTGCATCTCACCGCCACCGCGGCGGTCACGATGCAGACGCGCCTACTGCAGCCCATGCACCGTGCCCAGCGAGGTGCAACGCCGCAAAGCATCGACTGGGACACCGCGCTCGACGCTGCCGCCGACAAGTTCGCCCAGGTCATCCGCGAGCACGGCCCGGACGCCGTCGGCTTCTACGTCTCCGGCCAGTTGCTGACCGAGGACTACTACGTCTTCAACAAGCTGGCCAAGGGCCTGGTCGGCACCAACAACATCGACACCAACTCGCGCCTGTGCATGAGCAGCGCGGTGGCGGCCTACAAGAAGACGCTGGGCGCCGATGCCCCGCCCGCTTGCTACGACGACTTCCAGCACGCGCAATGCCTCTTCATTGCCGGCAGCAACACGGCATGGGCGCACCCCATCCTGTTCCGCCGCATCGAGGATGCGAAGGCAGCCAACCCGGCGATGAGGATCGTCGTGGCCGACCCACGCCGAACCGACACCTGCGAGATTGCCGACCTGCACCTCGCGCTGCAGCCCGGCACCGACGTGATGCTCTTCCATGGCATGCTGCACCTGATGCTGTGGGAAGGCTGGACCGATGCGGCCTATATCGCAGCCCATACCAGCGGCTTCGACGAACTCAAGCGCACGGTGCGCGATTGCACGCCCGAGCGCGTGGCGCAGGTTTGCGGCATCGCCAAGGAAGACCTGCTCGAGGCCGCGCGCCTCTTCGCCACCTCCGCCACGACACTGAGCCTCTACTGCCAAGGCCTCAACCAGTCCAGTTCGGGCACCGCGAAGAATGCGGCGCTGATCAACCTGCATCTTGCGACCGGCCAGATCGGCAAGCCCGGCGCAGGGCCCTTCTCGCTGACGGGCCAGCCGAATGCGATGGGCGGGCGCGAAGTGGGCGGACTGGCCAACCTGCTGTCGGCGCATCGCGATCTCGCGAATCCCGTGCACCGTGCCGAGGTGGCCGCGCTATGGGGTGTGCCCTCGGTGCCGGAAAAACCCGGCAAGACCGCCGTGGAAATGTTCCAGGCCGCGGCGGACGGCGAGATCCGCGCACTCTGGGTCGCATGCACCAACCCCGCCCAGTCCCTGCCCGACCAGGCCACGGTGCGGCGCGCACTCGAGCGCTGCGAGTTCGTCGTGGTGCAGGAGGCCTTCTCGACCACCGCGACCTGCGACTACGCCGACCTGCTGCTGCCTGCCACCACCTGGGGCGAGAAGGACGGCACCGTCACCAACAGCGAGCGCCGAATCTCGCGCGTGCGCAATGCCGTGGCGCGGCCCGGCGAGACGCGCGATGACTGGGTGATCGCCCGCGACTTCGCGCGACGGCTCGAAGCGCGGCTCGGGCGCATGGACACGCTGTTTCCGTACGCCGACGCAGAATCGGTATGGAACGAACATCGCGAAAGCACCCGCGGTCGCGACCTCGACATCACCGGCATGAGCTACGTCATGCTCGATGCCGCGCCGCAGCAGTGGCCGCTGCGCAAAGGCGAACCCACCGGTCGCGTGCGGCTCTACGAGGACGGCGTCTTCCCGACGCCCGATGGCCGCGCCCGCTTTGCCGACGTCCCCTACAAGCCGGTGGCCGAGCCGCGCGATGCGCGCCACCCCTTCTCCCTTACCACCGGCCGGCTGCGCGACCAATGGCATGGCATGAGCCGCACCGGCACCCTGGGCCGGCTGTTCGGCCACGTGCCCGAGCCCTCGGTCCAGATGCATCCACAGGACATGGTGCGCCGGCAGCTGCGCGAAGGCGAGCTGGTGCACGTCACCTCGCGGCGCGGGTCGATCGTGCTGCCCGTGGCCGGCAGCACGGACCTGGGCCTGAGCCAAGCCTTCATCGCCATGCACTGGGGCGGCGAGTACCTGAGCGGCCGGTCGAGCACGGGCGAACGGCTGGCCGGTGTCAACGTGCTCACCACACCTGCCTTCTGCCCCGATTCGAAGCAGCCAGAGCTCAAGCATGCGGCCGTCAAGATCCTCAAGGCCGAGCTGCCCTGGTCCCTGCTGGCGATGGGCTGGCTGCCGGACGACGCGGCCCTGCGCGTGCGAGAGGCTTTGCGCGCGCTGATGCCTTTCTTTGCCTTCGCGAGCTGCGTGCCCTTCGGCACCGGCGGCGCCCTGCAAGGCGGCGGACCGGAACGCACCGGCGTGCTGTTGCGCGCCGCCGCGTACGAAGCGCCGCCCGACCATCTGCTCGCCCGCATCGAAGGGCTGCTCGCGCTCGACGGCGCCGACAGCCTGCGCTATGCCGACAGGAAGCATGGCCAGCGGCGGGCGGCTCGCCTGGTGCGCGATGGAGAAAACGCGCGTCTCGAAGCTTTCCTGCTGGCCGGCGACACGCGCGCCGAAGCCTGGATCAAGGCGGTCCTGCAGGATCGGCTGCCCGCCCAGGCCTACGGACGCCAGTTGCTGAAGCCGGGCGCGGCGGCCCCGGCCGGCGTCGCCGCGCGTGGCAAGACCGTTTGCAGTTGCTTCGGCATCACGAAGACTGCCATCGAAGAACGGCTGGCGGACACATCGGGTTCGGACGGCGAGCGTCTCGACGCGCTGCAGGGCGCGCTGAAGTGCGGCACCAACTGCGGCTCCTGCCTGCCCGAGCTCAAGCGCATGGTGCGGGCGAGCCCTGCACTGGCGAGCGCCTCATGA
- the nirD gene encoding nitrite reductase small subunit NirD: MSEWKAICRVDDIPVLGARRVARPVGVDVAVFRNADNQVFALLDRCPHKGGPLSQGIVFGTSVACPLHNWAIGLDDGCAKAPDEGCTPRFACKVEGEQVMLDARELATLALDLAPPRAGPGTATAGKLGDESFDVQAPHGVQA, translated from the coding sequence ATGAGTGAATGGAAGGCCATCTGCCGCGTCGACGACATTCCCGTGCTGGGCGCGCGGCGCGTGGCGCGGCCCGTGGGCGTCGATGTCGCGGTGTTTCGCAATGCCGACAACCAGGTGTTCGCACTGCTCGACCGCTGCCCGCACAAGGGCGGGCCGCTGTCGCAGGGGATCGTGTTCGGCACCAGCGTGGCCTGCCCGCTGCACAACTGGGCGATCGGGCTTGACGACGGGTGCGCGAAGGCGCCGGACGAAGGCTGCACGCCACGCTTCGCGTGCAAGGTCGAAGGCGAGCAGGTCATGCTGGACGCACGCGAACTGGCAACGCTCGCGCTCGACCTCGCCCCGCCTCGCGCGGGCCCGGGCACCGCGACGGCCGGCAAGCTCGGCGACGAAAGCTTCGACGTGCAGGCGCCCCACGGCGTGCAGGCGTAG
- the nirB gene encoding nitrite reductase large subunit NirB translates to MKKMKLVMVGNGMAGVRTVEELLKIEPELYDITVFGAEPHPNYNRILLSPVLAGEQTVDEIILNSWEWYAENNITLHAGKKVTEVDRVKRIVRAEDGTEAEYDRLLLCTGSNPFMLPVPGKDLKGVIAYRDIADTDYMIETARTHRNAVVIGGGLLGLEAANGLMLRGMNVTVVHVMPWLMERQLDDVAGKLLQKSLEDRGLKFLIGAQTQELMGGEDGRVKAIRFKDGTEVAADLVVMAVGIRPNVELAQKMRLHCDRGIVVNDTMQTVTDARIYSVGECAAHRGIAYGLVAPLFEQAKVAANHLAHFGIGRYSGSLTSTKLKVTGIDLFSAGNFMGGEGCEEIVMSDPFGGVYKKLVIKEDKLVGACLYGDTVDGSWYFKLLRDGRSVNDIRDKLMFGESNIGDTGHEGHSKAASMPDDAEVCGCNGVNKGTICKAIKDKGLFTLEEVKKHTKASASCGSCTGLVEQILMFTAGGDYSAAPKKKALCGCTDTSHQDVREAILKEHWLTHAEVYRGLGWRTPNGCSSCRPAINYYLISTWPKEAKDDPQSRFINERSHANIQKDGTYSVIPRMWGGHTTPDELRRIADAADKYQIPTVKVTGGQRIDLLGVKKEDLANVWKDIGMPSGFAYAKSLRTVKTCVGSEWCRFGTQDSTQMGKDLERALWAMYAPHKVKLAVSGCPRNCAEAGIKDVGVIGVDSGWEIYVGGNGGIKTEVAQFLVKLKTSEEVMAYAGAFLQLYREEGWYLERTVHYIGRVGLDYVKKRIVEDADGRQALWERLQFALDGEPDPWFESSQASVDVRQFTPVAVVDIATQAAHAAQAV, encoded by the coding sequence ATGAAGAAGATGAAACTCGTGATGGTCGGCAACGGCATGGCCGGCGTGCGTACCGTCGAGGAGCTGCTCAAGATCGAGCCCGAGCTCTACGACATCACCGTCTTCGGCGCCGAGCCGCATCCCAACTACAACCGCATCCTCCTGTCGCCGGTGCTCGCTGGCGAACAGACGGTCGACGAGATCATCCTCAACAGCTGGGAGTGGTACGCCGAGAACAACATCACCCTGCATGCCGGCAAGAAGGTGACCGAGGTCGACCGCGTCAAGCGCATCGTTCGTGCCGAGGACGGCACCGAGGCCGAGTACGACCGCCTGCTGTTGTGCACCGGCTCCAACCCCTTCATGCTGCCGGTGCCCGGCAAGGACCTGAAGGGCGTGATCGCCTACCGCGACATCGCAGACACCGACTACATGATCGAGACCGCCAGGACGCACAGGAACGCGGTCGTCATCGGCGGTGGCCTGCTGGGCCTGGAAGCCGCCAACGGCCTGATGCTGCGCGGCATGAACGTGACGGTGGTGCACGTGATGCCGTGGCTGATGGAGCGCCAGCTCGACGACGTGGCAGGCAAGCTCCTGCAGAAGTCGCTGGAGGACCGCGGGCTGAAGTTCCTGATCGGCGCGCAGACGCAGGAACTGATGGGTGGCGAGGATGGCCGCGTCAAGGCGATCCGCTTCAAGGACGGGACCGAAGTGGCAGCCGACCTGGTGGTGATGGCCGTGGGCATCCGGCCCAACGTCGAGCTCGCGCAGAAGATGCGCCTGCACTGCGATCGGGGCATCGTGGTCAACGACACGATGCAGACGGTGACCGATGCGCGCATCTACTCGGTCGGCGAATGCGCGGCACATCGCGGCATCGCCTACGGGCTGGTCGCGCCGCTGTTCGAGCAGGCGAAGGTGGCGGCCAACCACCTGGCGCACTTCGGCATCGGGCGCTACTCGGGCTCGCTCACGTCCACCAAGCTCAAGGTGACCGGCATCGATCTCTTCTCCGCCGGCAACTTCATGGGCGGCGAAGGCTGCGAGGAGATCGTGATGAGCGATCCCTTCGGCGGCGTCTACAAGAAGCTCGTGATCAAGGAAGACAAGCTGGTCGGCGCCTGCCTGTACGGCGACACGGTGGATGGCAGCTGGTACTTCAAGCTGCTGCGCGACGGCCGCAGCGTGAACGACATCCGCGACAAGCTGATGTTCGGCGAGTCGAACATCGGCGACACCGGGCACGAGGGCCATAGCAAGGCGGCCAGCATGCCGGACGATGCCGAGGTCTGCGGCTGCAACGGCGTCAACAAGGGCACCATCTGCAAGGCGATCAAGGACAAGGGCCTGTTCACGCTGGAAGAAGTCAAGAAGCACACCAAGGCCAGCGCCTCCTGCGGATCGTGCACCGGCCTGGTGGAGCAGATCCTGATGTTCACCGCAGGCGGCGACTACTCGGCCGCGCCGAAGAAGAAGGCCCTCTGCGGCTGCACCGACACCAGCCACCAGGACGTGCGCGAGGCGATCCTCAAGGAGCACTGGCTGACCCACGCGGAGGTGTACCGCGGCCTGGGCTGGCGCACGCCGAACGGCTGCTCCAGCTGCCGGCCCGCGATCAACTACTACCTGATCTCGACCTGGCCCAAGGAGGCGAAGGACGACCCGCAGAGCCGCTTCATCAACGAGCGCAGCCACGCCAACATCCAGAAGGACGGCACCTATTCGGTGATCCCGCGCATGTGGGGCGGCCACACCACGCCGGACGAGCTGCGGCGCATCGCGGACGCGGCCGACAAGTACCAGATCCCGACGGTCAAGGTCACCGGCGGCCAGCGCATCGACCTGCTGGGCGTGAAGAAGGAGGACCTGGCCAATGTCTGGAAGGACATCGGCATGCCCTCGGGCTTCGCGTACGCCAAGTCGCTGCGGACGGTGAAGACCTGCGTGGGCAGCGAATGGTGCCGCTTCGGCACGCAAGACTCGACCCAGATGGGCAAGGACCTGGAGCGCGCGCTGTGGGCCATGTACGCGCCGCACAAGGTCAAGCTCGCGGTCTCGGGTTGCCCGCGCAACTGCGCCGAGGCCGGCATCAAGGACGTGGGGGTGATCGGCGTCGACTCGGGCTGGGAGATCTACGTGGGGGGCAACGGCGGCATCAAGACCGAGGTGGCGCAGTTCCTGGTCAAGCTCAAGACCTCGGAGGAGGTGATGGCGTATGCGGGCGCCTTCCTGCAGCTCTACCGCGAGGAGGGCTGGTATCTCGAGCGTACGGTGCACTACATCGGGCGCGTGGGGCTGGACTATGTGAAGAAGCGCATCGTCGAGGACGCCGATGGCCGCCAGGCCTTGTGGGAGCGGCTGCAGTTCGCGCTCGACGGCGAGCCCGATCCATGGTTCGAGTCGAGCCAGGCTTCGGTCGACGTGCGGCAATTCACGCCGGTCGCTGTCGTCGACATCGCCACCCAAGCTGCCCATGCCGCCCAAGCTGTTTGA
- a CDS encoding bifunctional protein-serine/threonine kinase/phosphatase gives MSFEVEIGYSSHRGPRPQNEDFAGAVHAPRGEESRGLIAAIADGVSSGGHGLEAAQTTVIGLLGDYFATPDTWEPTAAMDRLIAAQNAWLADHNRRRRHDSAMTTLTALALHGQSYTLAHVGDTRAWRVRKGEGAATPLTVDHALDHPDLRSRLTRAVGLDDHVRVDYLQGELRVGDCFVLSTDGVHGVLKPARVAELALVLGAQQASDALVDAAIAAGTRDNATALVIRVLGLDARQLHDELGDARRLAPPAALKVGDVLDGYAITALVADNGVHRLYQARHLQSRALVAIKTLHPSRGSDPEERAMLAHEAWLGLRVGAARSHEGARTAAEAEGGPMYARGGHGFVRVHERAGDASALYTVFDWHGGRTIEQMLQAGTRPAVGEVVAAAVQVCKALGRLHRHGVVHRDIKPGNLHLGDDGCWRILDLGVALSGREGAAQRELHAGTPSFMNPEQWEGAAPDAGSDLFALGVVLYQWLCGRLPYGEIEPYQAARYRRDPAALSRIRPDVPVWLDHLVRKAVARDAHQRFETAEEMLLALERGAARPVGAPAPTPLVRRDPALLWKLALAASLLFNALLVYWLLFLPR, from the coding sequence ATGAGCTTCGAGGTGGAAATCGGCTACAGCAGCCATCGCGGGCCGCGCCCGCAGAACGAGGACTTCGCCGGCGCGGTGCATGCGCCGCGCGGCGAGGAGTCGCGCGGGTTGATCGCAGCCATTGCCGACGGCGTCTCTTCCGGCGGGCACGGGCTGGAGGCGGCGCAGACCACCGTGATCGGACTGCTGGGCGACTACTTCGCCACCCCCGACACCTGGGAGCCGACCGCGGCCATGGACCGCCTGATCGCCGCCCAGAACGCCTGGCTGGCCGACCACAACCGGCGCCGCCGCCACGACAGCGCCATGACCACGCTGACGGCGCTGGCCCTGCACGGCCAGAGCTACACGCTGGCCCACGTGGGCGACACGCGCGCCTGGCGCGTGCGCAAGGGCGAGGGCGCCGCCACGCCGCTGACCGTCGACCATGCGCTGGACCATCCCGACCTGCGCAGCCGCCTGACGCGCGCCGTGGGCCTGGACGACCACGTGCGCGTCGACTACCTGCAGGGCGAGCTGCGCGTGGGTGACTGCTTCGTGCTCAGCACCGATGGCGTGCACGGCGTGCTCAAGCCGGCGCGCGTCGCCGAGCTCGCGCTGGTCCTCGGCGCGCAGCAGGCCAGCGATGCGCTGGTCGATGCCGCCATCGCGGCCGGCACCCGCGACAACGCGACCGCACTGGTCATCCGCGTGCTGGGCCTGGATGCGCGCCAGCTGCACGACGAGTTGGGCGATGCACGCCGGCTCGCGCCGCCCGCGGCGCTGAAGGTGGGCGATGTGCTCGACGGCTATGCGATCACGGCGTTGGTCGCCGACAACGGTGTCCATCGGCTCTACCAGGCGCGTCATCTGCAAAGCCGCGCCCTGGTAGCCATCAAGACCCTGCATCCATCGCGCGGCAGCGACCCGGAGGAACGCGCCATGCTGGCGCACGAGGCCTGGCTCGGTCTGCGCGTGGGCGCCGCCCGGTCGCACGAGGGCGCTCGCACCGCAGCCGAAGCCGAAGGGGGCCCGATGTACGCACGTGGCGGGCACGGCTTCGTGCGCGTGCACGAGCGCGCCGGCGACGCCAGCGCGCTCTATACGGTGTTCGACTGGCACGGCGGCCGCACCATCGAGCAGATGCTGCAGGCCGGCACGCGGCCGGCGGTCGGCGAAGTGGTCGCGGCGGCGGTCCAGGTCTGCAAGGCCCTGGGCCGGCTGCACCGCCACGGCGTGGTGCACCGGGACATCAAGCCCGGCAACCTGCACCTGGGCGACGACGGCTGCTGGCGCATCCTCGACCTGGGCGTGGCGCTCTCGGGCCGGGAGGGCGCGGCCCAGCGCGAGTTGCATGCGGGCACGCCCAGCTTCATGAATCCGGAGCAATGGGAAGGCGCCGCGCCCGACGCCGGCAGCGACCTGTTCGCGCTCGGCGTGGTGCTCTACCAATGGCTCTGTGGGCGCCTGCCTTATGGCGAAATCGAGCCCTACCAGGCCGCGCGATACCGGCGCGACCCGGCCGCCCTGTCGCGCATCCGGCCCGACGTGCCGGTCTGGCTCGACCACCTGGTGCGCAAGGCGGTGGCCCGCGACGCGCATCAGCGCTTCGAGACCGCCGAGGAAATGCTGCTGGCCCTGGAGCGCGGCGCCGCCCGTCCGGTCGGCGCACCGGCCCCCACGCCGCTCGTGCGCCGCGATCCCGCCTTGCTGTGGAAGCTCGCGCTGGCCGCGTCGCTGCTGTTCAACGCGCTGCTCGTCTACTGGCTGTTGTTCCTGCCGCGCTGA